A genomic region of Streptomyces rimosus contains the following coding sequences:
- a CDS encoding RICIN domain-containing protein, with amino-acid sequence MSGAEGLAAVGDGAYVVRNVGSGLLLEVEDGRKGSGANVRQGKDDGSPGQLWRITEVHPGSGLRHLTNVGSGKRLDVTGASTENGANVQQWKANNYGAQEWLLEQHVDAPGTFTLTNYASGLLLEVADDSAEPGANVQQWEDRDRAGQWWRLESR; translated from the coding sequence GTGAGTGGCGCGGAGGGGCTCGCGGCGGTTGGTGACGGGGCGTATGTGGTGCGGAATGTGGGCAGCGGGCTGCTGCTGGAGGTCGAGGACGGCCGCAAGGGCAGTGGGGCGAACGTGCGGCAGGGGAAGGACGACGGCTCGCCGGGGCAGTTGTGGCGGATCACCGAGGTCCACCCGGGCAGCGGGCTGCGGCACCTGACCAACGTGGGCAGCGGCAAGCGCCTGGACGTCACCGGCGCCTCCACCGAGAACGGCGCCAACGTCCAGCAGTGGAAGGCCAACAACTACGGCGCGCAGGAATGGCTGCTGGAGCAGCATGTGGACGCGCCCGGCACCTTCACGCTGACCAACTACGCCAGCGGTCTGCTGCTGGAGGTCGCGGACGACAGCGCGGAGCCGGGGGCCAACGTCCAGCAGTGGGAGGACCGGGACCGTGCGGGCCAGTGGTGGAGGCTGGAGAGCCGCTGA